From the genome of Scytonema hofmannii PCC 7110, one region includes:
- a CDS encoding YkvA family protein — translation MKKKFFNQIFQTGIRKVLRHPKYRLFAIVAGLFYLISPLDISPDFIPFLGWVDDGLIASFVVAEASQILIEEMKKRKKVTSAESTSPQTGNTIDVEAVTLS, via the coding sequence ATGAAAAAGAAATTTTTTAACCAAATATTTCAAACTGGTATTCGTAAAGTTTTACGTCATCCCAAATATCGGTTATTTGCAATTGTTGCTGGTTTATTCTATTTAATCAGTCCATTAGATATTTCACCGGATTTTATCCCCTTTTTAGGATGGGTAGACGATGGTTTGATTGCTAGCTTTGTAGTTGCAGAAGCTTCCCAAATTCTTATAGAAGAGATGAAAAAGCGTAAAAAAGTAACTTCTGCTGAATCAACTTCTCCTCAAACAGGAAATACAATTGATGTTGAAGCTGTAACGCTTTCGTAA